The Dromaius novaehollandiae isolate bDroNov1 chromosome 5, bDroNov1.hap1, whole genome shotgun sequence genome window below encodes:
- the FANCF gene encoding Fanconi anemia group F protein produces MEALLEQVAQLPGLLAVSRSALVRAWDAPTLGRALEWARYFQHLHGRFRARPRLRAALGRRLRQGQPGSPLGFRHLGRCAALLGLALLENRALPPAACRRLLQSLLRPGAAAEAPSLALLARRKAASRLLAPAPRPAGSPAALEPQVRAEAQMLLARLREEEEEAEPGGGRAGEARERLRWVAGLLEQLPQPRALRVVAAALQQQRGGDEEGLRGRAGGGHVAGPLLSWLLESQERFSAFCLLLPGSLLASLAAHYSQLRPPYLDLLTAWGSRLLYDPLQGRWHNSCLGEAELSWEELRERFDCLCRGPALLRGQTRAALELLKVQDGDFHICGLSVWTDLLMEVEKSLRKEEEQ; encoded by the coding sequence ATGGAGGCGCTGCTGGAGCAGGTGGCGCAGCTGCCGGGGCTCCTGGCCGTCTCCCGCTCCGCGCTGGTGCGCGCCTGGGACGCGCCGACCCTCGGCAGGGCGCTGGAGTGGGCCCGCTACTTCCAGCACCTGCACGGCCGCttccgcgcccgcccgcggctgcgggccgcgctggggcggcggctgcggcagggCCAGCCGGGCTCTCCGCTCGGCTTCCGCCACCtggggcgctgcgcggcgctgctGGGCCTGGCGCTGCTGGAGAAccgcgcgctgccgcccgccgcctgccgccgcctcctgcagagcctgctgcggcccggggccgccgccgaggCCCCCAGCCTGGCGCTGCTCGCCCGGCGCAAGGCGGCTTCCCGCCTGCTGGCGCCGGCGCCGCGCCCGGCGGGGTCCCCGGCGGCGCTGGAGCCGCAGGTGCGGGCTGAGGCGCAGATGCTGCTGGCGCGgctgcgggaggaggaggaggaggccgagccggggggcgggcgggctggcgaGGCCCGGGAGCGGCTGCGCTGGGTGGCCGGGCTCCTGGAGCAGCtcccccagcccagggccctgcgggtggtggcggcggcgctgcagcagcagcggggcggcgacgaggaagggctgaggggcaGAGCGGGAGGCGGACACGTGGCTGGGCcgctgctctcctggctgctggagagccaggagcggttttctgccttctgcctcctgctcccaggctccctTCTTGCCTCCCTGGCTGCTCACTATTCCCAGTTAAGACCCCCTTATTTGGACCTCTTAACTGCCTGGGGAAGCCGTTTGCTCTATGACCCCTTGCAGGGACGGTGGCATAACAGTTGTCTTGGCGAGGCTGAGTTGTCCTGGGAGGAGCTGAGGGAGCGTTTTGACTGCCTCTGCCGCGGACCTGCACTGCTCAGGGGACAGACCCGAGCTGCCCTGGAGCTCCTGAAGGTGCAGGATGGAGACTTTCACATCTGTGGCCTAAGTGTGTGGACTGACCTACTGATGGAGGTAGAGAAATCCCTGAGGAAAGAAGAAGAGCAATGA